From the Deinococcus aestuarii genome, the window GGGGCGCAGACGATGCGCTTGATCGTGCTGCCGCAGGCGCTCCGGGTGGCCGCGCCCAGCCTGGGCAACAGCCTGATCGGGCTGGTCAAGGACACCTCGCTCGTCTCCGTGATCACGGTGGTCGAACTGCTGCGAAGCGCCCAACTGGTGATCGCCCGCACCTTCGAGCCCTTCGGCCCGTACATTATGGCGGCCCTGCTGTACTGGGCGATCAGCGGGATACTGGAGGTCGTGCAGCGGCGGGTGGAGCGGCGGCTCTCTCGCGGGACGGTGTAGGAAAGGAAGAAACAGGGGGAGGGGGACGCAGGTCGACGTGTCCCCCTCCTCCTTGTTTTGATCCCCGTCAGGTCGCTGCCCGCCGCGCCTGCGCCCGCACCGCCGCCGTCCAGGTCAGCGCGAGGAGGGCGAGCAGGGCGGTAAGGGTGAGCATCAGCGTTCCCGTCTCGACACGCCACGCCGCCAGCGCCGCGCCGAGGGTCAGGCCGACCGCGTTCACACCCATCAGCGCGCCGATCACCCGGCCCCGCAGACCGTCCGGCACGAGTTGTTGCGAACGGGTGGTGGCGGCGACCTCCAGCAGGCCCAGCCCCAGGCCGAAGACGGCGGCGGCGCCCCACCACGCGGGCACCGGGGTCAGCGCGAAGCCCAGCGTGCCCAGAACGAGGACCCAGCGGCCCGTGCCGATCAGCAAGTCCAGACTCCGCCGGGCGGCGAGCGGAGTGACGAGGGCGATGCCGACGAGGACACCGCCCGAGATCAGCATCTCGAAGACGGCGTAGTCGGGCGCACCCCGCCCGAAAGCCGTCATGTGGAGGGGCGCGCGGACGTTCATCACGTTCATGGCGAGGTTGAGCGCGAAGCTCATGGCGAGGAGGGCGAGCAGGAGGGGCGAGCGGCGGATCACCCGCAGGCCCTCCAGAGCGTCACTCAGCGGCTGAATCCTTCCGCCCGCCGCCCCCTCCAGCCGGGGCAGGGCGAGGGCGGCGACGAGCAACCCCAGGATGAGGGGTGTGGCGACGAGCAGCGTCCCTCCCGCACCGAACCCGTGGACGAGCACCCCTCCGACCCCGTAGCCCACGAGGGGAGCGCCCATCAGCGCCCCGCTGTTCAGGCTGTTGGCGCGCGGCAGCGGGGCGGCGGGCACCAGACGCGGCACGAGCGCGGCCCCCG encodes:
- a CDS encoding MFS transporter, with translation MTTTHATTTLPRSFWTYWAGLSATALGDSAVAVALPFLALDAGGGAGAVGLVVLCGSLPRFLAPLLGGLADRLPPRLLLALSAGLRALAVGAVGGLALVGTAPLSLLAALAFLNGLLSTLAYATGAALVPRLVPAAPLPRANSLNSGALMGAPLVGYGVGGVLVHGFGAGGTLLVATPLILGLLVAALALPRLEGAAGGRIQPLSDALEGLRVIRRSPLLLALLAMSFALNLAMNVMNVRAPLHMTAFGRGAPDYAVFEMLISGGVLVGIALVTPLAARRSLDLLIGTGRWVLVLGTLGFALTPVPAWWGAAAVFGLGLGLLEVAATTRSQQLVPDGLRGRVIGALMGVNAVGLTLGAALAAWRVETGTLMLTLTALLALLALTWTAAVRAQARRAAT